In Magnetospirillum sp. 15-1, the sequence AGGTTGCCGAGTTCGGGCCGGTTTGCCGGTCCTTTGTCATAGACGCGTTCTGGTGTTCCGCATCTTGTACCAACGCGGCCCATGTTTGGTTCCGCACCGTCCTGCGACGTGCCGCGGACGAATTACCGTGACGGTACGGAAGGCTTATCCGGGTCAACATCACAAGGGGTGGATGCAATCCACCGCGCAGACGCTGACGCATTGCGGGCTATCGTAATGACCAACGCATTCCGTGCATAAGCCAGGATCAATAATGAAGGTGTCGTCACCCCGTGAGATGGCCTGATTCGGACACTCCAGGACACACATCTCGCAGTTGACGCACTCTCCGGTGATTTGCAGCGCCATAGGCCGGTTCCTTCATTTTGCCGAAAACTGAAGTTGTTTGAGGCAGCGCTCGACATGCGCCACGATGCCCTGTGCATCCTCGGAGTACAGGGTCAGGGCGTCGCCCTCCCCGCGAAGGGCACGAGCAATGGACCTACCGCAGCGATAGCCGCCGTCGATGGCGGGGCTGATGCCTTCAGCCGCCATGTACCAGAAACCTGCAGATTCCCCGGCCAGCAGGACCCGCCCCCGACCGAGGAAGGTCGATCCAAGCCGAATCTGGCAGCCTTCGTCGCGCCAGGCATCCCCCAGCGCCAGATTGAATTTCTCGGCCAGGAAAGCCTTGAACCGGTCAAGTATGTCGCGGAGATTGGTGCCCCTGGCGCCATGGACCGTGAGGACCATGTAATCGTCCTTTTCCAAGGTATGGCACCAGTAGGAGGAGAGTTCCGGCAGATGGAAGGCAACGCCGGTATTCGGCTCGAACTTTCCCCGCGACACGATCTTGTAGTATCGCTGGAACACCATCACATATTCGCCGTCGTCCGCAGTCGTATCCCCCGCCTTCAAGGCGCGGCGAACCGCCGAGGTTCCCCCATCCGCCCCCACCAAATACTTGCACGAAAAACTCTGCCGGGGAGCCCCCGCTTCAGTCCCTGCCGCCTGAACCTCGATCTGGCCATCCGCTTCGGTAAAGCCCAGCACCCTCACGCCTTCACGGCAATGGGCGCCCGACTGCTTGAGCAGCCAGTGGTCGAACTTGTTTCGCCAAAGATTGCGGAAATCCTTGGAAAAGGAACGACCATCCATATCCAGTTCAATTGGAAACTTGAGGAAGCTGCCATCCGGCTGCCACATCATGAAATTGCTTTCCGGGATCCAGCTCGTGGGAGTGCAATAGACATCCTCGGGCGGATCGCTGCCGAAAACTCTCCGCACCTGCTCCTGTCCCTGACCAAGCAACAAGCCAGAGCAGGTCTTGTAACGCGGCAATTGCTCTCGCTCGAGCATAAGGGCATCTACGCCCGCTTCCCGCAGGGCCTTGGCGCAGCTCGATCCGGCCGGGCCGGAACCAACGATGATTACGTCGTGGTGTTCCATGAACTGCCTTTCAATAGGGGGGGGCGAGCAGGATCCTAGGCCCGCGTAACGGAGATCGGGACATTGCTAAGACGGGGCATGCCCGTATAGACGTCGAAATCCGCATCGACCCGCGTCAACAGGTTGATATTGCTGCCTTGGAAAGGCGCAGCCCCGTCATCCGGAATGCCGCCAAAGCCGTGAGAAATGGAGACGCAGCCGGCCTTGACTCCTTCATCGCCTTCGACAATGCAAAGAACCGATCCCGCTTCCGAACGGACATCGATCCGGTCTCCAGGCCTCAGCCCTTCCTTCTTCATATCGGCGGGATTCATGAAGGCAGGGTTATGACGCAGCCGAGAGAGCTCTGAATGCCAGCAAGAGTTGAATACACCTCGAGTTCTCCGGCTTATCATTCGGTACGGAAAGTCTGGATTATCTCGCCCGGCGGGGGGCAGAGCCGCCATGTCCAGAGCCTCCAGCATCACCAGGTTTCCAATATCCAGCTTACCCGGCCAGTCTCCAGGCTTGGGAACCGCGACCATCTCCGGGAGGTCGAAAACGTGACCTTCTCGCCCCTTTTCCTTGATCTCGCTCAGGCTGACCGGGGCATCCTTGAAGAGAGCCGCCAAGATTTCCTCCGAGGACGGATTTGCCCCCGGCCCTAGAACGGTTCCGTTCGCCATGGCCTCGGTAGGATGAAGATAGGCCATGCTGGGAATGGTGCAGGGGCGACCGATGCGCCCAAGAATGCCGGTCATCAGTTCCCAGTCCTCGATCAGATCGCTGTCACTGGGGGGCGCCAGAATAGCTGGCGCATACTGGGCATATGGCTGCTGATAACCCCAGCCCGTTCCAATATCGATGTGAGAGAAGAACTCCGAGAAATACGACACGCTGGGCATTTCCATGGGCATCTTCGGAGCCACGACGTAATCAGCCAAACGCGCCGTTGTCGTCATCTGTGGATCGACAACGACCAGAAGCTCCAGCTCCTTCATGGCCTTGTGGGCCATGGCCTGATCTGGCCAGCACGACACGGGATTGCCGCCGAAGACAAAGAGCGCCTTAACTTGGCCCTCGCCAGGAGTCAGAATCTCCTCGGCAAGCCCGGCGGTGGGCATGCCGGCGGCACTGTTGCCAAGATTGCGCACCCTCAGCTTTTCGCCGAAGCCGTAAGCGGGAAGCGGACCTGTCGACCCGGCGATGGGCGGAGGGCGCCGTATGAAAACGCCCGGATTAGCGATGCGATCCCCTGCGCGCCGCCATGACCCGCGCAAGGTTTGCAGTACCCGTGCGAGATATTCAACGATGTTGCCCTGGCCGGACATACTGGGGCCCGTGGCGCAATTAATCCCCAGGCGACGGGCGGCTCCGAACTGGCGAGCCGCGATGATATACTCCTCCACGGAAATGCCCGCTCGAGAAGCGACCATTTCGGGGGTGAAGGGAGCCACGGCGCTGCGGAGCGTCTCGAAGCCGATCGTCTCGGCATCAACAAATTCACTGTCATAAAGATTTTCAGTGATCAGATATCGGACGAATCCTGCCAGGACAGCGGCGTCCTCGCCCGGATTAATCTGCAGATGGACATCCGCCTTGGCCGCGCTCTCACTGCGGCGGGGATCGATAACGATGACCTTCGCGCCCCGCTCCCGAAGCTCTCGAAACCCCGCGATCGGATTGTTGCCGCCGCCACCCGTCATGGAAATCAATGGGTTGTTACCAACCAGGCAGACAGTATCCAGTTCGCTGAGACTGGGTGCCCCCGCCAACCAAATTCCATGAAGGCTGGATGCCACGGACTTCCCAGGCATGTCGATGGTAACGCTGGTAAAAAGCATCGGAGTGCCCAGCGCAGAGGCAAAGGCGCCATGCAGCCCGAAAACGGGGGTATTGATGAAGCCGTGTGATCCCAGGTAGATGGCTATGGAGCGCGGACCGTGCCGATCCAGCAACGCCGCCACCTTGTCGCCGATCTCCCTGATGGCTGCCGCGCTTCGGATGGGCGCAAATGACCCGTCCTCTTGACGTTTCTGGGAGTGGAGAAGACGGTTTGGACTGGAATAGTGCCCCCCCGCCTCTCCCCCCTTCGAGCAAAGGAAGCCCCGATAGGCGGGATTTCCCTTGTCTCCGGTGATTTTGACGACGCGACCTTCCTCGACGAGAACCGAGAGACCGCAATTGGCGTAACAGCAATGACAAACCGTGTGGTCCACGCAAGCCCCCCCAAATGCGGTCTCGGATAATCCTCGGCTCCGTCAGCGCTGTGCTGGCACCAACGGCAGCAACACATGCGACTGACCGAAATGGATGGTGTGGGTGACGCTACGCATGAACGGCAGATGATAGACACCCCAAGTCCCCAGCCGGCTATGCAGGTCGTCCTGATTGCGAATCACCAGTTCGATTCGATGGCCCTTCTTGAAGACATTGGCCGTCGGCATCATGGCGATATCGTATCCCACCACCTGGCCCGGCGTGACCGGAACGGGGTCCTGCTTGGGGTGGACCGGTCGATAGGGCTTGGAGCGGGCAGGGTCGATCGCGCGGAAGGCTGCCTTGAGGAAGCCCAGACTGATGAGGCGGCGGCTGCCATCGGGCGCGATATCCACCAGATCAGCCATCCAGTTGGTGTCATCGATATCGATGGACGCTTCCAGATGCAAGGCGATGGGACCCGTGATCTCGGTGTCTTCCGCCAAGGGCTCGGTGGTGTAGCGCAGACAGTAAACCGTCGGATCGACATTGGCTGCCGGCTGGGTGAAGCTTTCGGTCCCGCCCGCAGAACCGGCAGTCGGCGACAAGCCACCTCCGGATTGCAGATAGTACTTGGTCCACTCGGTCCGCTTCAGCGGCCATTCATTTTCGAACCGCCACTTGTTGATGCCCATGACGAACATCTTGATGGGCGGCTCATCCATCACGCCGGTATCGATACCCTTCAGCCAGTAATCGTACCAGCGCAGGGTTTCATCGTGGTATTCGGCATAGGGACGGGGAGAGTCACCCGGCGGCGGCAGGAACAGCTTCTTCTGCCCTTCGGGAGTTCCAACGCTGTCCCATGACTCGAAGGTGGACCAGATATAAAGCCGTGTCAGCCACGGGGTCCCCACATACATGGGCAGGGTCACCTCACCGAGATGGGGCGTCGCTCCGAAATGCTCGATCGGATTGTAGGGCGCGAACGGCCGGGGGTGGAACGAATAGATCAGGGTATCGAACAGAACCGGATGCTTTCGCGGGTAGACGATATGCGAATACATCTTGCTGTTGTATTTAATGTCAGGATGGTTCTTGGCCTCCGCGATTCGCTCCTTGATATCCGGAAGGGACATGGAGAACGGCTCTGGCGGAGTGAAGGCGTAATTGGGCGGCACCCAGCAACTGTCATTCCCATGGCGACCGATCAGAATGTGGTAGGGAAGCGTGTCGTAGATGCCGTGGAAATAGTCCCCGTTGCCACAGGGATTGCCATCGGGATGAAGGGCGACCAGATGCGGCGGGCGCAGCGGCGCCACCTTCATCTGCGCGATGGAATAGGACGACGGCCCCATCATGCCGACCTTGCCGTTGCACCACGGCTGAACGGCCAGCCACTCGATCAGGTCGTAGATATCCTCGGGATCATGAGGAGATTTTCCGGGCGTGCCATAGCCCTCGGAATTACCGATACCGCGAGGGTCGGGAATCACATGGATATAACCGCGCGGCACCGTGAAGTTATAGTCGCCCGCCTCCATGGTTCCATCCCATAGAGCGCTGTCGTAGTAAGGCTGCGGAAACTCGGCCTGCCAGCCCACAGCCTCCTGGGTATCCTTACCCCACACACCCCAGGCCAGAATGGCGGGGAACTTCTCATCCGTATTCTCGGGCCGATAAATATCCACCGCGATGCGCACGCCATCGCGCATGGCGACCATCACATCCTTTTCCTTCAGGACGCGGTAGGTGGCGGTTGCCGACCCTTGCTCCTTGACGAGTTGGGGATAGCCGTCGA encodes:
- a CDS encoding YfhL family 4Fe-4S dicluster ferredoxin translates to MALQITGECVNCEMCVLECPNQAISRGDDTFIIDPGLCTECVGHYDSPQCVSVCAVDCIHPL
- a CDS encoding NAD(P)/FAD-dependent oxidoreductase; this translates as MEHHDVIIVGSGPAGSSCAKALREAGVDALMLEREQLPRYKTCSGLLLGQGQEQVRRVFGSDPPEDVYCTPTSWIPESNFMMWQPDGSFLKFPIELDMDGRSFSKDFRNLWRNKFDHWLLKQSGAHCREGVRVLGFTEADGQIEVQAAGTEAGAPRQSFSCKYLVGADGGTSAVRRALKAGDTTADDGEYVMVFQRYYKIVSRGKFEPNTGVAFHLPELSSYWCHTLEKDDYMVLTVHGARGTNLRDILDRFKAFLAEKFNLALGDAWRDEGCQIRLGSTFLGRGRVLLAGESAGFWYMAAEGISPAIDGGYRCGRSIARALRGEGDALTLYSEDAQGIVAHVERCLKQLQFSAK
- a CDS encoding molybdopterin-dependent oxidoreductase translates to MDHTVCHCCYANCGLSVLVEEGRVVKITGDKGNPAYRGFLCSKGGEAGGHYSSPNRLLHSQKRQEDGSFAPIRSAAAIREIGDKVAALLDRHGPRSIAIYLGSHGFINTPVFGLHGAFASALGTPMLFTSVTIDMPGKSVASSLHGIWLAGAPSLSELDTVCLVGNNPLISMTGGGGNNPIAGFRELRERGAKVIVIDPRRSESAAKADVHLQINPGEDAAVLAGFVRYLITENLYDSEFVDAETIGFETLRSAVAPFTPEMVASRAGISVEEYIIAARQFGAARRLGINCATGPSMSGQGNIVEYLARVLQTLRGSWRRAGDRIANPGVFIRRPPPIAGSTGPLPAYGFGEKLRVRNLGNSAAGMPTAGLAEEILTPGEGQVKALFVFGGNPVSCWPDQAMAHKAMKELELLVVVDPQMTTTARLADYVVAPKMPMEMPSVSYFSEFFSHIDIGTGWGYQQPYAQYAPAILAPPSDSDLIEDWELMTGILGRIGRPCTIPSMAYLHPTEAMANGTVLGPGANPSSEEILAALFKDAPVSLSEIKEKGREGHVFDLPEMVAVPKPGDWPGKLDIGNLVMLEALDMAALPPAGRDNPDFPYRMISRRTRGVFNSCWHSELSRLRHNPAFMNPADMKKEGLRPGDRIDVRSEAGSVLCIVEGDEGVKAGCVSISHGFGGIPDDGAAPFQGSNINLLTRVDADFDVYTGMPRLSNVPISVTRA
- a CDS encoding CocE/NonD family hydrolase, whose translation is MDKRRSTYSGDESAVVITGHKSKGHAIPYGTKVDGVLFDGYPQLVKEQGSATATYRVLKEKDVMVAMRDGVRIAVDIYRPENTDEKFPAILAWGVWGKDTQEAVGWQAEFPQPYYDSALWDGTMEAGDYNFTVPRGYIHVIPDPRGIGNSEGYGTPGKSPHDPEDIYDLIEWLAVQPWCNGKVGMMGPSSYSIAQMKVAPLRPPHLVALHPDGNPCGNGDYFHGIYDTLPYHILIGRHGNDSCWVPPNYAFTPPEPFSMSLPDIKERIAEAKNHPDIKYNSKMYSHIVYPRKHPVLFDTLIYSFHPRPFAPYNPIEHFGATPHLGEVTLPMYVGTPWLTRLYIWSTFESWDSVGTPEGQKKLFLPPPGDSPRPYAEYHDETLRWYDYWLKGIDTGVMDEPPIKMFVMGINKWRFENEWPLKRTEWTKYYLQSGGGLSPTAGSAGGTESFTQPAANVDPTVYCLRYTTEPLAEDTEITGPIALHLEASIDIDDTNWMADLVDIAPDGSRRLISLGFLKAAFRAIDPARSKPYRPVHPKQDPVPVTPGQVVGYDIAMMPTANVFKKGHRIELVIRNQDDLHSRLGTWGVYHLPFMRSVTHTIHFGQSHVLLPLVPAQR